The Sphingopyxis fribergensis DNA segment ACAGCATGAACAGCAGCCCGAAGATCAGCAGCAGCACCAGCGGCACGACGATCTGGAGGCGCTCGGTCGCGGACTGAAGCTGCTCGAATGTGCCGCCATATTCGATGTAGTAACCATCGGGCAGCACGACCTCAGCTTCGACCTTTTGCGTGAGCTCGTCGATGAACGAGCCCAGATCGCGCCCACGAACATTCGCCGTGATCACCGCGCGGCGCTTGCCATTTTCGCGGCTGATCTGGTTCGGCCCCGCCGCGAGCGATATCTCCGCCAGCTCCGAAAGCGGCACGAAGCCGCCGGCCGGAAGTGCAACGGGGAGATTGCCGAGCGACGCGAGATCGGTGCGAATGGCCTCGGGAAGCCGGACGATGACGTCGAAGCGGCGGTCACCCTCGAAAAGCTCGCCGGCCTGACGGCCGCCGGTCGCTGTCGAAACCGCATCCTGCACCGTTTCCATGCTGACACCGTAGCGCGCGAGCTTGTCGCGATCGGGCGTGACCGAGAGCATCGGCAGGCCGGTGACCTGTTCGAGCTTCACGTCCTGCGCGCCCGCAATCCCGCCCGCGACTTCCTCGATCGCCTGCCCCGATTCGAGCAATTGATCGAGGTCGTCGCCGAACAACTTGATCGCCACGTCGGCGCGAACGCCGGCGATCAGCTCGTTCATGCGCATCTTCACCGGCTGGGTGAACTCATAATTGTTCCCTGGCACCTCGTTCGCCGCCTTGTTGAGTTCGGCAACGAGCTGGTCGCGCGTCTTTCTCGGATTGGGCCATTCCTTCCGGTCCTTGAGCATGATGAAATTATCGGCGACCGACGGGGGCATCGGATCGGTCGCTACCTCGGGAGTGCCGATCTTCGCGAACACCCGCTCGACTTCGGGGAACTGCCTGATCCTCTTCTCCAGCGCCTCCTGCATCGCGATCGACTGGGTGAGGCTCGTCCCCGGAATGCGCATCGCGTGCATCGCGATATCGCCTTCGTCGAGGTCCGGGATGAACTCGGACCCGAGACTGGTCGCCGCCACGCCGCTCAGCGCGACAAGCGCCAAAGCACCAGCCAGCGCAGCCTTCGGCCAATTGAGGACGCGGTCGAGCATCGGGCGGTAGCCCTTGCCGAGCCCGCGCATCAGCCAATTTTCCTTTTCTTCGACCTTGCCGGTCACGAACAGCGCCACCGCGGCCGGAACCAGGGTGAGCGACAGCAGCAGAGCGGCGGTAAGCGCGAGGACGACGGTGATCGCCATCGGATGGAAGGTTTTGCCCTCGACGCCCTCGAGCGCGAAGATCGGCAGATAGACTGCGGTGATGATAATAATGCCGAAGATGCTCGGCTTGATCACTTCTGCGCTTGCGGAAGCGACTAGGCCGAAGCGCTCGTCGCGGTCGAGCAGGCGTCCGAGCCTGTGCTGAGCCTCGCCGAGCCGGCGGAGGCAGTTCTCGACGATGATGACGGCCCCGTCGACGATGAGGCCGAAGTCGAGCGCCCCGAGGCTCATGAGGTTTGCCGATGTCCGCGTCTGGAGCATGCCCGTCAGCGTCATCAGCATCGCGACCGGAATGACCGCCGCCGTGATCAGCGCGGCCCGGAAATTGCCGAGCAGCAGGAACAGGATCACGATGACGAGCAGCGCGCCCTCGGCGAGATTCTTCTGCACCGTCGAAATCGTCCGCTCGACGAGCGCGGTGCGATCGTAGAGCGGCTTGGCAACGACACCCTTCGGCAACGCACGCGAGGCTTCGACGAGGCGTTCGGCCGAGGCCTGCGCCACCACGCGCGGATTCTCGCCGATCAGCATCGAGACCGTCGCGAGGACGACTTCCTTGCCATTTTCGGTTGCGGCGCCTGTGCGGAGCCCCGAGCCGATCGCGACATCGGCGACGTCGGCGATCCGGATCGGAACCCCGCCGCGGGTGGTGACGATGATCTGCGACAGGTCACGCTCATTATTGGCCTGACCCGGCACGCGGATCAGAATCTGTTCGCCGCTGCGCTCGACATAACCGGCCCCGCGGTTGGCATTATTGGCCTCGAGTGCGGTGACGACATCGTTGAGCGAGAGATTGAGCGAGGCGAGCGAGGCCGGGTTGGGTGTCACATGATATTGGCGGGCATAGCCGCCGATCGTGTTGATCTCGGCGACCCCCGGAATCGTGCGCATCTGCGGCCGGATGACCCAATCGGACATCGTCCGGAGGTCTTCCGCCGTATAAGGCGTGCCGTCGGGTTTTCGCGCGCCCGGTTCGGCCTCGATCGAGAACATGAAGATTTCGCCGAGGCCCGTCGAGATCGGGCCCATTTCGGGCTCCATCCCGGGCGGAAGCTGGCCGCGCGCGGCCTGGAGCCGCTCGTTGACCTGCTGGCGCGCGAAATAGATGTCGGTCCCGTCCTCGAAGACGACAGTGACCTGGCTCAGGCCATAGCGCGAGATCGACCTGGTATAGTTGAGGTTCGGGATGCCCGCGATCGCGGTCTCGATCGGATAGGTGATGCGCTGCTCGGACTCGAGCGGCGAATAGCCTTCCGCCTTGGTGTTGATCTGGACCTGGACGTTGGTGATGTCGGGAACGGCGTCGATGGGCAATTTGGTCGCGCTCCACGCGCCGATCGCGCAGAGGAGCGCGACCACCGCGAGGACGAGCCATCGTTGCCGGATCGAAAAGCCTATGGTTCTGGCTAGCATGTTATCCTGCTCCCCGATCAATGGTCGTGGCCCGCGCCGGACTTTTCGATGTCGGCGCGAACGAGGAAACTGCCCTTGGTGACATAGGCGGTGCCGGGCTTGATGCCCGACAGGACCTCGGTCCATTCGGGCGACGAACGGCCGAGCTTCAGCATCCGGACCTCATAGTCCTGCCCGAAATTGGCATAGACCACCTTGAAGTCGCGGAAGGGCTGGATCGCCTCGGTGCGCACGGCAAGCGGCACGGTGACGGGGTTGACCATCACGCGGCCGCGCAAGGCCATGCCAGGGCGGAGCGTTCCCGAGCGGTTCGGGATGGTCGCGCGGATGAGCGCAGTGCCCGCCTCGACATTGCCGTCGGGCAGGAACTGCCCGAGCGGCGCGGTCGCGATTTCGGCGCCGTCCTGCGTCTCCACCGTCACCCGCATGCCCGGACGTATGATCGCGAGGTCGCGGGGGAAGATGTTGAAGACGACCGTGGTCTGCGCCGGGTCGGTGACCACATAGAGTGCGCGCCCGTCGGTGACGTCGCCGGGGTTGGCGTTGCGCTCGGCGATCACGCCGCCGACCGTCGCATATACCGGATAGACCTGGAGGCTCTCGCTCGACTCGATGCGCGCGAGCAGTTCCCCACGGCGGACGCTGTCGCCCACCGCCTTGGTCACCGAGACGACGCGGCCGGGGAACTGGCCGCGAATTTCGGAGCGGGCGGTCGGCGACAGTTGGACGGTGCCGTAGAGTTCGCGCATTTCGCCCACCGTCGCCGGTCCGACGACCGCGGTTTCGATGCCTCCGGCCTTGGCGGCGTCAGCCCCGATCCGCGTGCGCCCTTCGGGGTTCGCATATTTCCAAACGTGCCGCTTGCCGCCCGTCACCGCGACAACCTCGACGTCGAAGCTGTGCGGTTCGGTGACGACACCTTGCCCTGCGAGGAATTTGCCCTGCGGGCGGAAGGTGAAGCGATCGACGTCGCCGCCAAGCCGCGTGAGGGTGATGGCGAGCTGGACATCCTTCGGGTCGACCGGTTTGCCGTCCCGCGTTGCGAAAACGCGGAATTGCGGCTCGGTGCCATTCTCGAAGATTATGACCTCGACCGCGAAATCGCCATTCTTGAGCAATTTGCCACCGTTCGGGCCTTTGGCATCTTCCTCGCCTTCGCCCTCAGCGTGGCTTTCGCCTTCTTCATGCTTGTCTTCGCCCTCGGCTCCGCCACCGCAGGCAGCGAGAGGCACAGCAAGGAACAGCGCCGCAGCCGCGGCGGGAAATGGAAACTTCTTCATGGAATATTCTCCGCAAGGGGAGCCGCATCGAAGCGGCCGGTCAGGCGATCGATCTCCGCGAGCAAATCGCGGTAGCGTGTCATGGCCTCGGCCCACTGACCCTGGATCTGGATGATGACGTCGGCGGCATCCTGTACGTCGGCGAACAGGAACCCGCCGCGGGCATAGCCTTCGCGCACCTGGCCGAGCGTCTTCACCGCCTTGGGATAGACGTCGTTCATGATGCCCTCGGCCCGGACGCGTGCGGCGTCGGCATCGGCGCGCAGCGACGCGAGGCGCCGCAGCCGCTCGAGCCGGCTCGCTTCGGATTGGAACTCGAGCTGCCGCCGTTCGGCCTGCGCCCGGGCGATATTGCCCTGGTTGCGGTCGAACCGTCCGAGCGGGATCGAGATGCCGCCAAGAACGGCGACATCATTGGTCTCGCGAAGAAAGCGCGTGCCGCCCGAGACCGTATAGTCCTGGTGCGCACGGCTCTGCTCGACGACGACCTGCGCGCGGGCCCGGTCGACGGCGGCGTCGAAGACCGCCGCGTCGGCTTCGGCGAGCGGCGGATCGCGCGGATCGGGTTTCTCGATCCCCTCGGCGATAACGAGGCTGTCAGGCGTGCCGCCCCAGAAGGAGGTGAGCAATGCGCGTGCGGACTGCCGCTTCGCCTGGGCTTCCTTCAGGGCCAGTTCGGCTTCGAGAATGCGGGCATCGGCGCGCGTCTCGACGAAGAGCGGATCCTTGTAGCCGCGCACGCGCCTGATCGCTTCGGTCCGCATCTCCTTTTCAAGTTTGACGCGATCCTCTGCGATCCAGACCATCTGCTCGGCGATCTGGACGTCGATATAGGCGCGCTGCACTTCCTGGGCGATGTCGAGCCGGACGAGCCGCCACTGCGCCTCGGCGAGAACGACACCGCGCTCGGCAAGCGCCATTCGCGCCTCGCGCTTGCCCCCGCGTTCGAGCGGCTGCGAATAGGTGACGGTGAGTTCCGATTGCCGGAACAGGCCATAGCCGCCCGTCCCGACGCCATTGTCCATGTCGACCGACACGGTCGGATTGGGACGGACGCGGGCTTGCAGCTGGTCGGCGCGCGCGGCGTCGACCCCCGCTTCGCCCGCTCTAAGCTCGGGCGATGCAGCGATGGCCCGCTCGACCGCCTGGTCGAGCGTTAGCGGCTGGGCCCAAACGGACCCCGCCAGCAGCGCAGCCCCGGCCAACAGGGCGGCGCGCATATGGATATGCATGAATGATCACTCCTGAACGATTCGACTGAGCGCAGGCCGAAAAGGGGCCGCGCGGCAGGCGGCGTTCAGGCGAGGGGAGGGTTCAGGGGCGGTGCGAGCGCGCGCGAAGCGAGGCGCGTCGCGGGCAACGCAAAGTGCAGGCCGCCGGAAAAACAGGACAGATCGTCATGACCCGAAAGGGCCTGATCGGATGCGACCGGGCAATTATGGTGACTGCCGTGGAGGTCGGCGTCCTGCTGACCTTTTTGCGTGTCCTTGTCCGACGCATGGCCCGGCTCGACATGGTGCGAAAGATGCGAATCCGTCGCATGGTGCGTCATGCCCGCCATCGCCGGCGCAGCATTGTGGAGCCCGCTGAGCAGCAGGATGAACACAAGCAACAGGCGAAGGGTAGCGCCGGACATGGTCGCGCCCCTAACAGCGAATGACCCGTTCCGGAAGTCCAAAACCGGATCAATCGGTTCGCGCAGCGCGGCTCTCCGTCGACCGGGCCGTTTCGATCAGCGCTTCGAGGGCCTGCGGCATCGGCATCGGCTCGAAGGCGCTCACCCGCGCGCGACCATTATTCCCTGCGGGGAGGCGGCCGGTCAGCGAACCGAGCGGGACGAGCAGGAACCGCATTGCCTGACCGGTAGCTTCACGGGCATCGCCGAGCTCGATCGCATAGCGAAACATGTGCCAGTGGGAGGCGAGATGCGCGCCCATATAGGGCTGGCTCAATATATGTTCCCATTCCAGCGCCTGCCACGCAGCGGCTTCATCTCCGATTCGGCGTGATTCGCAAAACAGGCGATATTGCTCGCGCAGCAGCGGCTCGATGACGGCCATGCTCACGGGATTTACTGTCGGCGGCACCATCCTCTTTCCCCCTTTTTTGTGCAGGGCAGGCTCTTGCACCCTGTAGTAGATACAGGGTCAAGCCCTGATGTTCCGGCAGGACGCTGTGCCGCTCTGCGTCCGATTTACCCCCTCGTCTCACGGGAAGCATATCGCTCGAATGTCGTCCCGAACAAAGGAGGCGGGAGCCAATAGCGAAGCGATAGAAATAAGAGTGAAAGACAATTGTAGAATTATTGTGCTTAACGCGTGATTGTTCGGCCGATATCCTGTTTCTTGAGGCGCATCTGCAACTATAGAGGGGCAAGGTGCACTGCTCTCTTACCTCCATGAGATAAAATTACGGAGCCGGTTCGGGGGTTCGAAGAGTGCCGCCGAAGTTGATTGAAAATCTTCTACTTTTCACCGCGCCGTTTCGATGCTAGGGGCCGGTTTCAATGCGACGGGTGATCCTCTTCCTCCTGACCCTTCTCCTTGCATCCGGAACGGTTGCGGGGTCGCTCGCACATGCGACCGAGGATCGGGCCGAGGCGAGCCTTTTCGTTGCTGTGATCGAAGCCGGCTGCGTTCCCGCACCGGCGATCGAAGGCGCCGAAGTCGACAAGAAAAAATCCTCTCCCGGCGAAAAGCAGCAGGTGCCTGCCGCCGCTCATGGCTGCCACGGTCACCATTCGGGCGTCCCGGCGGAATCGCTGTCGGCAGCGACCGAAACGCCTGCCCCTGAAGCGCATACGCGCATCCTGACGGCCGCCTTGCCGCCCGTCGCCTATATCGGGACGTTCCGCCCTCCAATCGCCTGACGCTCTAGGTCTGCGCGTGCCCTTCGCGTGCGCTTCTCCCTGGAAACGTCAGGAGTCTCCTTTTCATGAAATCCATAGTTGTCGCCGCGAGTCTCGTGGCGCTCGTTGCAGGCTCAAATTCCGCGCCCGCCGCTGCCCAGTCGGCAGCGACGGAGCTGGTGGGACCGCCTTCTTCCGCAGGCGAGGCCGTGCGTACCGGCCCGCTTCCCGCTCGATTGTCCCTCGCGCAGGCGATGGAGGAAGCCGACGCGCGCTCGCCGCGCGTGGTTGCCGCCGAAGCCGAAGTGGAGGCCGCTCGCGGTCGCCAGCGTCAGGCGGGCTATCGCTACAATCCGACGCTCAATGTCGATGTCGAGAATTTCGCAGGCACCGGCCCCTACTCGGGCCTGAACGGTCTCGAAACGACCGTGTCGGTCAATCAGCGTCTCGATATCGGGGGCCGGCGCCGGTCGCGCATGACGCTCGCCGACGCCGAGTTTCTGGCCGCGAAGTACAAGTTGGAGATTGCACGCGCAGATCTTGCGCTCGATGTCCGCAACCAGTTCGCGACCGCTCTCGCGGCCCGCGATAGCCTCGCGCTCGCACGCGAAAATGAAGCGCGTGCCCGCGAACTCGTCCGCGTGGCACAGGCCATGGTCGATACCGGCAACGAGCCGCCGCTCCGTGCGTTCCGCGCCAATGCGGCTCTCGTTCAGGCCACCGCCGAGCTACGCACGGCCGAGGCCGAAGAAAGGACCGCCCGGCGTTCGCTCGCGGCGCTCCTTGGAAGCTCGGTCCCGCCTGCCGAGTTGATGGAAGGCGATATGTGGGTGGCACCGGAGACGGTGGACTCGCTCGCGACGCTCGACGTTCGCTTGGCAGAAACCGAGAAGCTGATTGCTGAAGCGCGGCTCCAGGGGCAGCGCGCCGATGGCCGGCTCGATCCGTCGGTCGGCTTCGGGGTGCGTCAGCTTCGCGACACCGGCGATCGCGCATTGATCGCCAATGTTTCCGTGCCGCTCCCCGTCTTCGACCGCAACCGCGGCAACATCTCGGCAGCCAAATCCGATGTCGCCGCCGCCATTGCGCGGCGCGAGAATGCAGTGGTCAATGCTCAGGCGGAGATCGCCAATGCGCAGGCCGAACTCGAAGCCGCAGAGGCCCGCCTCGCGGCGCTTGAGGGTAGCGGCATCGAGCAGGCGCGCGAAGGTGTCCGGCTCGCCGAACTCAGCTACCGCGCCGGCAAGTCCTCGCTCGTCGAATATATCGACGCGCAGCAGGCCTATGCGGCAACGCAGGCCGAACTGATCGCGGCGCGCCAGGCCCGGGCCGAAGCCCGCGCCATCCTATCGCGCCAGGCAGCCGCCGACGGCGATGCGGATCATCAGCCATGAGCGCGCCGAGCCTTCCAGTGGACGGAGGCGCCTTCGCCATCGTCCTTCCAAGTCAACAGGGGTGCGCCGCCGGTCGGCGCGCGAACCGCATCAACAGCGGAGATAGAATATGATCACCAAGGACAAGCGTCTCCTCGGCACTGTCGCGGGCGCCATGATACTCGCTGCCGTCACGGGCTTCGGCGTTGCACGCTGCACCGCCGACCCGGCCGCCGCGCCGGCTGCCGAAGGCGAAAAGGAAGCGGCGAGCGAAGCCCTTCCGAGCAGCCTCGCCATCACGCCCGAAGCGATCAAGGCCGCCGAGATCGGCGTCGAGACGATCGGCGCCGGCGGACTCGGTTCGGAAATCATCTCGCAAGCGACCGTTACCGCCGCGCCGAGCGGCGAGGCGATCGTCACCGCCCGCGCGGGCGGCGCGGTCACCCGTCTCTTCAAGCGGCTCGGCGATCCGGTCAGCGCCGGTGAGACGATCGCGATCGTGCAAAGCCGCGACGCCGCCCAGATTGCGGCCGAACGGATTGCCGCCGATGCGCGCTCGACGCTCGCGCAGAAAAATCTCCACCGCGAGAAGACCCTGTTCGACCAGAAGGTGTCGGCGCGCGTCGACTATGAGCAGGCGCAAGCCGAAGCCGCGGCCGCCGCGGCCGAAGCGCAGCGCGCGCGTGCCGCAGCGAGCGCCGCGCAGGTCACGCGCGATGGCAGCAGCGTCATCGTGGCAAGCCCGATCTCGGGACGGATCACGGCCGAGAACGCCAGCCTTGGCGCCTTCGTTCAGCCCGAAACCGAATTGTTCCGCGTTGCCGATCCCAGCAAGGTGCAGATCGAGGCCGCCGTCGGTCCGGCCGATGCCCAGCGGCTCTCGCCCGGAGACCGTGCGATCATCGAACTTCCCGACGGACGGACGATCGATGCCCGCGTGCGCGCCGTCACGCCCGGCCTGTCGGGCGACACGCGCTCGGCAACCGCCGTGCTCGACGTACCCGGGGCGCTCCAGCCGGGCTTGGCGGTCCGGGTGCGGCTGCTTCCGAGCCGCGGCGCCGAAACCGGTGGGCCGGCCCGTATCGTGATCGCGGACGAAGCCCTCCAGACGCTCGAAGGCCGCGACGTGGTGTTCGTCCGCACGAAGGACGGCTTCCGCGCGCAGCAGGTGACCGTCGGCCAGCGCAGCGCGGGCCGTGTCGAAATCCTCGCCGGGCTGAAGCCGGGCCAGATCGTCGCGACCAAGAACGCATTCCTGCTCAAGGCCGAACTCGGCAAGGGCGCGGGCGAGGAGGAATAAACCGTGATCGCGAAACTGATGGCGCTATCCGTCCGCGCGCGCTGGGCGGTACTCTTTCTCTTCCTCGTGATCGCGGGACTCGGCGTATGGCAGCTCACCAAGCTGCCGATCGACGCGGTTCCCGACATCACCAACAAGCAGGTGCAAATCAACACGATCGATCCGCGTCTCTCGCCGGTCGAAATCGAGAAGCTCGTAACCTATCCGATCGAAATCTCGCTCGCCGGCATTCCGGGGCTCGAGACGACACGCTCGATCTCGCGCAACGGCTTCAGCCAGGTGACGGCAATCTTCACCGATGAAACCGACCTCTATTTCGCGCGCCAGCAGGTGGGCGAACGGCTTCTCCAGGCGGGCGAGAATCTTCCCGACGGGGCCCAGCCGCAGATCGGTCCCGTCACGACGGGTCTCGGCGAGGTCGTCATGTACACCGTCGGCTACAAAAATCCCGACGGGAAGGGCGCCAAGAAGGTCGCGGGCCAACCAGGTTGGCAACCCGACGGCAGCTATCTGACCCCCGAGGGCGATATCCTCACCGACGAGATCGCCAAATCGGGCTATCTTCGCACGGTCCAGGACTGGATCGTCAGCCCGCAATTGAAGTCGGTCGGCGGCGTCGCCGGCGTCGACTCGATCGGCGGCTATGCCAAGACCTTCGTGGTCGAACCCGATCCGACCCGCCTCACCAGCTACGGCATTTCCTATAGCGAACTGGGCGAAGCCCTTGAACGCGCCAACCTCGCGGTCGGTGCCAACTACTATAACCGGGCAGGCGAGGCCTATCTCGTGCGCGTCGATGCACGCGTCCGCTCGGTCGACGAAATCCGCAACGCCGTCGTCGCGACGCGCGGCGGCGTGCCCGTGACGGTTGGACAGCTCGCCAATGTGAAGATCGGCGGCGACCTCAGAACCGGTGCGGGCAGCATGAACGGCAAGGAGGCGGTCATCGGGACCGTGCTCATGCTGATCGGGCAGAATAGCCGCACTGTTGCGGAGGATGTTTCGGCGAAGATCGCGCAGGTGTCGAAGACCCTGCCGCCCGGCGT contains these protein-coding regions:
- a CDS encoding efflux RND transporter periplasmic adaptor subunit, whose product is MITKDKRLLGTVAGAMILAAVTGFGVARCTADPAAAPAAEGEKEAASEALPSSLAITPEAIKAAEIGVETIGAGGLGSEIISQATVTAAPSGEAIVTARAGGAVTRLFKRLGDPVSAGETIAIVQSRDAAQIAAERIAADARSTLAQKNLHREKTLFDQKVSARVDYEQAQAEAAAAAAEAQRARAAASAAQVTRDGSSVIVASPISGRITAENASLGAFVQPETELFRVADPSKVQIEAAVGPADAQRLSPGDRAIIELPDGRTIDARVRAVTPGLSGDTRSATAVLDVPGALQPGLAVRVRLLPSRGAETGGPARIVIADEALQTLEGRDVVFVRTKDGFRAQQVTVGQRSAGRVEILAGLKPGQIVATKNAFLLKAELGKGAGEEE
- a CDS encoding DUF3703 domain-containing protein; the protein is MVPPTVNPVSMAVIEPLLREQYRLFCESRRIGDEAAAWQALEWEHILSQPYMGAHLASHWHMFRYAIELGDAREATGQAMRFLLVPLGSLTGRLPAGNNGRARVSAFEPMPMPQALEALIETARSTESRAARTD
- a CDS encoding efflux RND transporter periplasmic adaptor subunit is translated as MKKFPFPAAAAALFLAVPLAACGGGAEGEDKHEEGESHAEGEGEEDAKGPNGGKLLKNGDFAVEVIIFENGTEPQFRVFATRDGKPVDPKDVQLAITLTRLGGDVDRFTFRPQGKFLAGQGVVTEPHSFDVEVVAVTGGKRHVWKYANPEGRTRIGADAAKAGGIETAVVGPATVGEMRELYGTVQLSPTARSEIRGQFPGRVVSVTKAVGDSVRRGELLARIESSESLQVYPVYATVGGVIAERNANPGDVTDGRALYVVTDPAQTTVVFNIFPRDLAIIRPGMRVTVETQDGAEIATAPLGQFLPDGNVEAGTALIRATIPNRSGTLRPGMALRGRVMVNPVTVPLAVRTEAIQPFRDFKVVYANFGQDYEVRMLKLGRSSPEWTEVLSGIKPGTAYVTKGSFLVRADIEKSGAGHDH
- a CDS encoding efflux RND transporter permease subunit; amino-acid sequence: MLARTIGFSIRQRWLVLAVVALLCAIGAWSATKLPIDAVPDITNVQVQINTKAEGYSPLESEQRITYPIETAIAGIPNLNYTRSISRYGLSQVTVVFEDGTDIYFARQQVNERLQAARGQLPPGMEPEMGPISTGLGEIFMFSIEAEPGARKPDGTPYTAEDLRTMSDWVIRPQMRTIPGVAEINTIGGYARQYHVTPNPASLASLNLSLNDVVTALEANNANRGAGYVERSGEQILIRVPGQANNERDLSQIIVTTRGGVPIRIADVADVAIGSGLRTGAATENGKEVVLATVSMLIGENPRVVAQASAERLVEASRALPKGVVAKPLYDRTALVERTISTVQKNLAEGALLVIVILFLLLGNFRAALITAAVIPVAMLMTLTGMLQTRTSANLMSLGALDFGLIVDGAVIIVENCLRRLGEAQHRLGRLLDRDERFGLVASASAEVIKPSIFGIIIITAVYLPIFALEGVEGKTFHPMAITVVLALTAALLLSLTLVPAAVALFVTGKVEEKENWLMRGLGKGYRPMLDRVLNWPKAALAGALALVALSGVAATSLGSEFIPDLDEGDIAMHAMRIPGTSLTQSIAMQEALEKRIRQFPEVERVFAKIGTPEVATDPMPPSVADNFIMLKDRKEWPNPRKTRDQLVAELNKAANEVPGNNYEFTQPVKMRMNELIAGVRADVAIKLFGDDLDQLLESGQAIEEVAGGIAGAQDVKLEQVTGLPMLSVTPDRDKLARYGVSMETVQDAVSTATGGRQAGELFEGDRRFDVIVRLPEAIRTDLASLGNLPVALPAGGFVPLSELAEISLAAGPNQISRENGKRRAVITANVRGRDLGSFIDELTQKVEAEVVLPDGYYIEYGGTFEQLQSATERLQIVVPLVLLLIFGLLFMLFGTVRDAAIVFSGVPLALTGGVAALALRDIPLSISAGVGFIALSGVAVLNGVVMLSFIKDLRERGKALVEAIREGALTRLRPVMMTALVASLGFVPMALNVGAGSEVQRPLATVVIGGIISSTILTLLVLPALYLLVHRRTAKAEEEELARPSSVPSPEG
- a CDS encoding TolC family protein, whose product is MHIHMRAALLAGAALLAGSVWAQPLTLDQAVERAIAASPELRAGEAGVDAARADQLQARVRPNPTVSVDMDNGVGTGGYGLFRQSELTVTYSQPLERGGKREARMALAERGVVLAEAQWRLVRLDIAQEVQRAYIDVQIAEQMVWIAEDRVKLEKEMRTEAIRRVRGYKDPLFVETRADARILEAELALKEAQAKRQSARALLTSFWGGTPDSLVIAEGIEKPDPRDPPLAEADAAVFDAAVDRARAQVVVEQSRAHQDYTVSGGTRFLRETNDVAVLGGISIPLGRFDRNQGNIARAQAERRQLEFQSEASRLERLRRLASLRADADAARVRAEGIMNDVYPKAVKTLGQVREGYARGGFLFADVQDAADVIIQIQGQWAEAMTRYRDLLAEIDRLTGRFDAAPLAENIP
- a CDS encoding TolC family protein, which translates into the protein MKSIVVAASLVALVAGSNSAPAAAQSAATELVGPPSSAGEAVRTGPLPARLSLAQAMEEADARSPRVVAAEAEVEAARGRQRQAGYRYNPTLNVDVENFAGTGPYSGLNGLETTVSVNQRLDIGGRRRSRMTLADAEFLAAKYKLEIARADLALDVRNQFATALAARDSLALARENEARARELVRVAQAMVDTGNEPPLRAFRANAALVQATAELRTAEAEERTARRSLAALLGSSVPPAELMEGDMWVAPETVDSLATLDVRLAETEKLIAEARLQGQRADGRLDPSVGFGVRQLRDTGDRALIANVSVPLPVFDRNRGNISAAKSDVAAAIARRENAVVNAQAEIANAQAELEAAEARLAALEGSGIEQAREGVRLAELSYRAGKSSLVEYIDAQQAYAATQAELIAARQARAEARAILSRQAAADGDADHQP